A window of the Erpetoichthys calabaricus chromosome 10, fErpCal1.3, whole genome shotgun sequence genome harbors these coding sequences:
- the LOC114658467 gene encoding carbonic anhydrase-like, which translates to MFVSSILLSICGGWRFMSRIWFLHLRFLLSIVIGIGHPWCYENPYCGPSRWKVWYKKCGGSRQSPINIMTSQTQHDWQLGPMTIWGPLGLVPATANNNGHSVSVKLAFRYRLRGAGLPGRFYLDSFHFHFGKPGLNEHGSEHLINGRSFPLEMHLVFYNGKYYRFEYAKRQQNGLAVVAVLYKFGRENLGLESLMSNLPSLKYRGQSSPVSVDLAEFLPHGRQNYYRYKGSLTTPPCTQNVLWTVLEEPAELSPLQYKALSSSFFMTGLNEKPPHRLQNNYRPPQPLNGRTVSRYKE; encoded by the exons ATGTTCGTGTCTTCCATTTTACTTTCCATTTGTGGTGGGTGGAGGTTTATGAGCCGTATCTGGTTCCTGCACTTAAGATTTCTTCTTTCTATTGTCATAGGTATCGGCCATCCTTGGTGCTATGAGAACCCATATTGTG GTCCCTCCAGATGGAAAGTCTGGTATAAGAAGTGTGGCGGGTCACGGCAGTCGCCAATAAACATTATGACTTCTCAGACACAGCATGACTGGCAACTTGGGCCGATGACTATCTGGGGACCCTTGGGGTTGGTGCCAGCGACTGCGAATAACAATGGACACAGTG TTTCTGTGAAACTGGCCTTTCGGTACAGACTCCGAGGAGCAGGGCTGCCAGGGCGTTTCTACCTCGACTCCTTCCACTTTCATTTTGGGAAACCAGGGCTGAATGAGCATGGATCAGAACACTTAATCAATGGCCGGAGCTTTCCTTTGGAG ATGCACCTGGTTTTCTACAATGGTAAATATTATCGTTTTGAATACGCAAAAAGACAGCAGAATGGACTGGCAGTAGTGGCAGTCCTCTATAAG TTTGGAAGGGAAAACCTGGGCCTGGAAAGTCTGATGAGCAACCTGCCCAGCTTAAAGTACAGAG GTCAGAGCTCGCCGGTGTCGGTGGATCTTGCTGAGTTTCTGCCCCACGGCCGTCAGAATTACTACAGGTATAAAGGATCCCTCACCACGCCTCCCTGCACACAAAACGTGCTGTGGACGGTCCTGGAGGAGCCCGCCGAGCTGAGCCCTCTGCAG TACAAAGCGTTGAGCAGCTCCTTCTTCATGACTGGCCTGAATGAGAAGCCACCACACCGCCTGCAGAACAACTACAGGCCACCGCAGCCCTTGAACGGCAGGACTGTCAGCCGGTATAAGGAGTGA